In Candidatus Poribacteria bacterium, the following proteins share a genomic window:
- a CDS encoding glutamate synthase-related protein — protein sequence MTKTKIADLSELNDREPAYALVANVDLVVIQYDDEVSVLYGRCHHRGALLADGYIDGENLICGVHYWDYRYDTGISEYHNEERLAKFTAWIEDDAVYVDEDEIREWEHRNPQPYRRDAYQGTYQDIYGTSEEPYVAQIRELASHGLSKVGHHGQTEAMGVLREELPNWDALQFVVAQLHKTPHLDDAPVGTELVIGPRAKKSLKLEIPIFVSDMSFGALSAEAKIALAKGAEMAGTGICSGEGGTLLAEAESNSRYFYELASAQFGFAYDILEHAQAFHFKGGQGAKTGTGGHLPGNKVTAEIAAVRGLRPGEPAISPARFPDWETLDDFAKFAERVRKETGGVPIGFKLSAQHIEKDIEAALHVGVDYIILDGRGGGTGAAPLLFRDNISVPTMPALARARKYLDETGNSDVTLIVTGGLRTAADFAKALALGADGVAIANSAMQAIGCIGMRACHTNNCPVGIATQKAHLRSRLQVQVAAQRLNRFLGASVSLMQVLARACGHTHLNQFNPDDLTTWARDVAYLTGVKYAGVLPL from the coding sequence ATGACAAAAACAAAGATCGCTGACCTCAGCGAACTCAATGACCGCGAACCGGCTTATGCCTTGGTTGCAAATGTTGACCTCGTCGTTATCCAATATGACGACGAGGTTTCTGTCCTCTATGGTAGATGTCATCACCGTGGGGCATTGCTGGCAGACGGTTATATTGATGGAGAGAATCTGATATGTGGTGTTCACTATTGGGATTACCGCTACGATACGGGTATTAGCGAATATCACAACGAGGAACGCCTTGCTAAATTTACAGCGTGGATAGAAGACGATGCTGTCTATGTTGATGAAGACGAGATTCGAGAGTGGGAACACCGGAACCCGCAACCCTACCGTCGTGATGCGTATCAGGGTACCTATCAAGACATCTATGGCACATCCGAAGAACCTTACGTCGCTCAAATTCGGGAATTGGCAAGCCACGGGCTGAGTAAAGTCGGACACCACGGGCAGACCGAAGCAATGGGAGTGCTACGAGAGGAACTACCGAATTGGGACGCGCTTCAGTTTGTAGTTGCGCAGCTTCACAAAACGCCACATCTTGACGACGCACCGGTTGGGACTGAATTGGTTATCGGTCCGCGGGCGAAAAAATCGCTGAAACTGGAAATTCCGATTTTTGTCTCCGATATGAGTTTCGGTGCCTTGTCAGCCGAGGCGAAGATCGCACTCGCGAAGGGGGCAGAAATGGCAGGGACGGGGATCTGCTCCGGGGAAGGCGGAACGTTATTGGCGGAAGCGGAATCAAACAGTCGTTACTTTTATGAACTCGCTTCAGCACAGTTCGGATTCGCTTATGATATACTCGAACACGCCCAAGCGTTCCACTTCAAGGGTGGACAAGGCGCGAAAACAGGAACGGGTGGACACCTCCCGGGGAACAAGGTAACAGCGGAGATCGCAGCGGTGCGTGGGTTGCGTCCGGGGGAACCCGCGATTTCACCGGCACGATTCCCCGATTGGGAAACGCTTGACGATTTCGCCAAATTTGCGGAACGGGTGCGGAAGGAGACCGGCGGTGTTCCGATTGGGTTTAAACTCTCAGCACAGCACATTGAAAAAGACATCGAAGCCGCACTTCACGTCGGCGTGGATTATATCATCCTTGATGGCAGAGGCGGCGGGACAGGGGCTGCACCGCTTCTGTTTAGGGACAACATATCCGTGCCAACGATGCCCGCGTTGGCACGTGCCAGAAAATATCTTGATGAGACAGGAAACAGCGATGTCACGCTCATTGTTACCGGCGGTTTGAGAACCGCAGCAGATTTTGCCAAGGCGTTGGCACTCGGTGCCGACGGTGTCGCGATTGCAAACTCAGCGATGCAAGCCATCGGGTGTATCGGGATGCGGGCATGTCATACGAATAACTGCCCCGTCGGCATTGCAACCCAGAAGGCGCATCTGCGCTCTCGACTACAGGTACAGGTCGCCGCACAACGTCTGAATCGCTTTCTCGGTGCTTCTGTGTCGCTGATGCAAGTATTAGCGCGCGCTTGCGGACATACCCATCTGAATCAGTTCAATCCTGACGATCTGACAACGTGGGCGCGCGATGTCGCCTATTTGACAGGTGTTAAATACGCTGGCGTTTTGCCGTTGTGA
- a CDS encoding phosphoenolpyruvate hydrolase family protein, with protein MKFKREAILAQLRTNIDAGKPIIGAGAGTGISAKCEAAGGIDLIIIYNSGRFRMAGRGSLAGMMPYGDANQIVVEMASEVLPVVPDTPVLAGVCGTDPFRLMDVFLKQIDAIGFSGVQNFPTVGLIDGTFRQLLEETDMGYGPEVEMIRTASQMGMLTTPYAFNETEAEQMADAGADILVAHMGLTTKGSIGAQTALTLAAAAERVQAIHDAAKAVNPEILVICHGGPIAEPEDATYVLENTEGVVGFYGASSAERLPTERAITAQIEEFKKIRL; from the coding sequence ATGAAATTTAAACGCGAAGCAATTTTAGCCCAATTGCGTACCAATATTGACGCTGGTAAACCCATTATTGGAGCGGGTGCAGGCACAGGGATCTCCGCGAAATGCGAGGCAGCTGGTGGGATTGACCTGATTATTATCTACAACTCCGGCAGATTCAGAATGGCGGGGAGAGGCTCACTCGCTGGCATGATGCCCTACGGCGACGCAAACCAGATTGTTGTCGAAATGGCGAGCGAAGTACTACCCGTTGTTCCAGATACACCCGTTCTCGCGGGAGTCTGTGGCACGGATCCGTTTCGTTTGATGGATGTCTTCTTGAAACAGATAGACGCAATCGGGTTTTCCGGGGTTCAGAACTTCCCGACGGTAGGACTGATTGATGGGACGTTCCGTCAACTGCTTGAGGAGACCGATATGGGATACGGGCCTGAGGTAGAGATGATTCGGACAGCGAGTCAGATGGGCATGCTCACGACCCCTTACGCCTTCAACGAAACCGAAGCGGAACAAATGGCGGATGCCGGGGCAGATATCCTCGTCGCACACATGGGACTGACGACGAAAGGTTCTATCGGTGCACAAACTGCTCTCACGCTTGCAGCTGCCGCTGAACGGGTGCAAGCCATTCACGACGCAGCGAAAGCGGTCAATCCAGAGATTCTTGTTATCTGCCACGGCGGTCCCATTGCGGAACCCGAAGATGCAACATACGTTCTGGAAAATACTGAAGGTGTTGTCGGATTCTACGGGGCATCAAGTGCTGAACGTCTCCCGACAGAGCGTGCAATCACGGCACAGATTGAAGAATTCAAGAAAATTCGGTTATAG
- a CDS encoding dockerin type I domain-containing protein: MIAILLTGSAYAPAAAYIEGPWLWMIAKGANIKTDYLAITSQGAITERYVAEHGINEHDTVGQLRWTRGRIRPTVDCLFWILGCYANNVNEVVNEIGLSAERNLDYHTAYALINVISPRNQTSVQMGVGSDDAVKVWLNGEVVHINDVDRGTTGIQDFFRVNLNAGDNLLLVKVSDNERNWGMFFEIYLNTTHFTTTLPRRRSTPPTVYPKVTLATQLFDRYGQTFQQPEVQGVLPNILAWLEPPENRARLTPEFVEIMVDNPQLLRAFGVDAESVNYIKDTPDIRNFFKDPDFQTLIQDAAALSEFVMLVREGPSVQTRRPEDVNRDGVVNIQDLTFVSTHFGKTGKRSADVNGDGVVNIIDLTLVAGAI, encoded by the coding sequence TTGATAGCAATTTTGCTTACAGGCTCCGCCTACGCGCCGGCAGCGGCTTACATAGAAGGTCCTTGGCTGTGGATGATTGCAAAAGGCGCGAATATTAAGACCGACTACCTCGCCATAACCAGCCAAGGCGCGATTACCGAACGTTATGTTGCTGAACACGGTATTAATGAACACGATACCGTGGGACAATTGCGATGGACACGCGGACGCATCCGCCCGACTGTCGATTGTCTGTTCTGGATTTTGGGATGCTATGCTAACAATGTCAACGAAGTCGTCAATGAGATAGGCCTGAGTGCGGAGCGGAATTTGGACTACCATACGGCGTACGCCTTGATTAACGTTATTTCGCCTCGCAACCAGACGAGCGTTCAGATGGGTGTAGGGAGTGATGACGCCGTCAAAGTCTGGCTCAATGGCGAAGTCGTCCATATCAACGATGTTGACAGAGGCACGACAGGAATTCAGGACTTCTTCCGTGTGAATCTCAACGCCGGGGATAACCTCCTCTTGGTCAAGGTCAGTGATAATGAGCGGAATTGGGGGATGTTCTTTGAGATTTATCTGAACACCACGCATTTCACGACAACGCTCCCGAGACGCCGTAGCACCCCGCCGACTGTCTATCCGAAGGTCACCCTTGCAACACAGCTGTTCGATAGGTACGGACAAACGTTTCAACAACCGGAAGTTCAAGGTGTGCTGCCGAATATCCTTGCGTGGCTTGAGCCCCCTGAAAATCGTGCGCGCTTGACCCCCGAATTCGTTGAAATTATGGTTGATAATCCACAACTCCTCAGAGCCTTCGGCGTAGATGCCGAGTCTGTCAATTATATTAAAGACACACCTGATATTAGAAATTTCTTCAAAGACCCAGACTTCCAAACTTTGATTCAAGATGCAGCAGCCCTCTCAGAATTTGTGATGCTCGTTCGGGAAGGTCCCTCGGTGCAAACACGAAGGCCGGAGGATGTTAACCGTGATGGGGTTGTGAACATCCAGGACCTCACCTTCGTTTCGACGCATTTCGGGAAAACCGGAAAGCGCAGTGCCGATGTCAACGGTGATGGGGTTGTGAATATCATCGATCTGACGTTGGTTGCTGGGGCGATATGA